The following proteins are co-located in the Citrobacter arsenatis genome:
- a CDS encoding protein-tyrosine phosphatase family protein codes for MSKQYHALIPGHIYCGGVNDIQQMVDEDGIEVVVDLRAESTGCAAHQPEVQWVHISLSDHAEEPEEQLFHKAIFAVVDAYQKGKKVAFHCGAGRGRTGTVAAGVLLELKICKSLPEAVELAKSKRPVLNIKPIQYEALTLLYPA; via the coding sequence ATGAGTAAGCAATATCACGCCCTAATACCTGGGCATATCTACTGCGGTGGTGTAAATGATATCCAGCAAATGGTAGATGAAGATGGGATCGAAGTGGTGGTTGATTTACGTGCTGAATCGACGGGTTGTGCTGCACATCAACCAGAGGTGCAATGGGTGCATATATCATTAAGTGATCATGCTGAAGAGCCTGAGGAGCAACTGTTTCATAAAGCGATTTTTGCTGTAGTAGATGCCTATCAAAAGGGGAAAAAGGTTGCATTTCATTGTGGTGCAGGCAGGGGGCGAACAGGAACTGTAGCAGCAGGAGTTTTACTGGAATTGAAGATCTGCAAATCTTTACCAGAGGCCGTAGAACTGGCCAAATCAAAACGTCCAGTATTGAATATTAAACCAATTCAATATGAGGCATTAACTCTCCTCTATCCTGCCTGA
- a CDS encoding molybdopterin-dependent oxidoreductase: protein MNRRHFLTGCAALGVGVGASIYGKVFYRAGTFSDAGEQAKSTFYGQSTEPEWLLDKETGQHVINPNYMVRHSVCLQCHGECGLRAKVNRKTGKLERLQGNPYHPNTLIDYKDMNIPVVDTANTPGTLCARGNAGLQTAYDPYRLTVPLKRSGPRGSNKWVPIEWEKLIDEVVNGGKIFADTGDEASQNLEIKGFRALYEKRDEWIDDNNHDLGRVSNKLVIQSGRIVKTRKDFQTRFAKSFGTVNNYEHTNICELSHHIATSAVYTGHNNFKADLCESEFVLYWGTAPGEANFPMQTLGKYSAEARSKGCKIAVIDPVLPRTITDDPNMFWLAPRPGTDGAIAMGMISWIIEHNRHNTDFLSYPNQSSAKNAGETCFTDASYLIITDETHPNFGKFITSSEAALRDSKDSVVINLSGIPELAEKCVKAMLDYSGNVNGIGVATAFHLLKTSASDYSLEYYADISGVRVDDIVNLADEFTKHGRKASTEFYRGIAQHPNGYYTGFAINQLNVLIGNLNWSGGGSLGGGGFPYDKGVYDLTAIPSLVPAQFGIKITREDGFRYEDSTEFKTKVARGEPPYPAKRPWFPFTKDIFSDILPSALEGYPYTADILLWHMCTPLYSAPGMGKEDIIRGICDPTKIPLIIASDIVVSDTSMYADYIIPDITYLERYVQHPMLEATMVKGTAVRYPVIEPLTGKNQAGQHFCLETFFIDIASKLNMAGFGKNAIPDSNGTLWPLEKMEDYYLKGTANVAYSGTPVSDATEDDIKIAGLEDYQKKYSSSLKSDEWRKVLFLMSRGGRFEPVTTRRNGTQLKNQFNNRIRMYNEKIAQGLNSFTGERFSGTALWQPSLTMMGKKVDELDQGKGMDFTILTRKSALQTQSRLSSNSFIREIQPTNWAEINTEDGKALGLKTGDSVWVETVEGRRRCEVKLRDGVAPGVISFIVGYGHWGYGATDIDIGGKRIKGSKIRAAGINLNPIMRLDPDVWGMPLMDPIGGSSSFFNTRAKIIKA, encoded by the coding sequence ATGAACAGACGTCATTTTCTTACAGGTTGTGCCGCGCTAGGTGTAGGTGTTGGTGCCAGTATTTATGGCAAAGTATTTTACCGTGCAGGTACATTCTCAGATGCAGGAGAGCAAGCAAAATCAACCTTTTATGGTCAGTCAACTGAACCCGAATGGTTGCTTGATAAAGAAACTGGCCAGCATGTTATAAATCCCAATTATATGGTACGTCATTCTGTATGTCTTCAGTGTCATGGAGAGTGTGGACTGAGAGCCAAAGTGAATCGTAAAACCGGAAAACTGGAACGCTTACAGGGTAATCCATATCATCCGAACACATTGATTGACTATAAGGATATGAATATCCCGGTGGTGGACACAGCCAATACCCCTGGTACACTGTGTGCCCGAGGGAACGCGGGTCTACAAACAGCTTACGACCCATATCGACTGACAGTTCCCCTGAAACGCTCTGGCCCGAGAGGAAGTAATAAATGGGTACCTATTGAGTGGGAAAAACTGATCGATGAAGTGGTCAATGGTGGAAAGATTTTCGCTGATACAGGTGATGAGGCTAGTCAAAACCTTGAGATAAAAGGATTCCGGGCATTATACGAAAAACGTGATGAATGGATTGATGATAACAATCATGACTTAGGGCGAGTATCTAATAAGCTTGTTATACAAAGCGGACGTATTGTTAAAACGCGTAAAGATTTTCAGACGCGCTTCGCGAAATCCTTTGGCACTGTTAATAATTACGAACACACCAATATATGCGAATTAAGCCATCACATTGCTACGAGTGCTGTATATACTGGGCATAATAATTTTAAAGCAGATCTTTGTGAGTCAGAGTTTGTTTTGTATTGGGGAACCGCGCCTGGAGAAGCTAATTTCCCTATGCAGACATTAGGGAAATACTCAGCAGAGGCGCGTTCAAAGGGCTGCAAAATTGCTGTTATTGATCCAGTATTACCCCGAACTATAACGGATGACCCAAATATGTTCTGGCTTGCTCCGCGACCAGGCACAGATGGTGCTATCGCAATGGGAATGATAAGCTGGATCATAGAACATAATCGCCATAATACGGATTTTTTAAGTTATCCAAATCAATCTTCTGCCAAAAATGCAGGTGAAACTTGTTTCACGGATGCCAGTTACCTGATTATTACCGATGAAACACACCCTAATTTTGGGAAATTTATTACATCTAGTGAAGCTGCCTTGAGGGACAGTAAAGACAGTGTCGTAATTAATCTCTCTGGCATTCCGGAATTAGCGGAAAAATGTGTTAAAGCAATGCTGGACTATAGCGGAAATGTTAATGGTATAGGAGTTGCTACAGCATTTCATTTATTAAAGACATCAGCGAGTGATTATTCTCTAGAGTATTATGCCGATATCAGTGGTGTTCGCGTTGACGATATTGTCAATTTAGCTGATGAGTTCACTAAACATGGTCGGAAAGCATCCACAGAGTTTTATCGTGGAATTGCACAGCACCCGAACGGTTACTATACAGGTTTTGCAATAAATCAGTTGAACGTCTTAATCGGTAATTTGAACTGGAGTGGTGGTGGTTCCCTCGGGGGAGGTGGATTCCCTTATGACAAAGGAGTATATGACCTGACTGCTATTCCTTCTTTGGTGCCAGCTCAATTTGGTATAAAAATTACACGTGAAGATGGTTTTCGTTATGAAGACTCTACTGAATTTAAGACAAAGGTTGCTCGTGGCGAACCCCCCTACCCAGCTAAAAGGCCGTGGTTCCCTTTCACTAAAGATATTTTCAGTGATATCTTGCCTTCAGCACTGGAAGGTTATCCGTATACAGCCGACATTCTCTTGTGGCATATGTGTACACCTTTATACAGCGCTCCAGGCATGGGTAAAGAAGATATTATTCGAGGGATTTGTGACCCAACAAAAATACCATTAATTATTGCCAGTGATATTGTCGTTAGTGATACCAGCATGTATGCAGATTATATTATCCCTGACATTACATATCTGGAGCGTTATGTCCAGCATCCGATGCTGGAAGCAACAATGGTCAAGGGGACTGCTGTACGTTATCCCGTTATCGAGCCGTTGACTGGAAAGAATCAGGCGGGACAACATTTTTGTCTTGAGACTTTCTTTATTGATATAGCTTCGAAATTAAACATGGCTGGGTTTGGGAAAAATGCTATTCCTGACAGTAATGGAACTCTATGGCCTCTCGAAAAAATGGAGGATTACTATCTGAAAGGTACTGCAAACGTTGCTTATAGTGGAACACCAGTATCAGATGCTACTGAGGATGATATAAAAATTGCCGGTCTTGAAGATTACCAGAAGAAATATTCCAGTAGCCTTAAGTCTGATGAATGGAGAAAAGTACTATTTTTAATGTCACGCGGTGGTCGTTTTGAGCCAGTGACTACCAGACGGAATGGTACGCAATTGAAAAATCAATTCAATAACCGTATCAGAATGTACAATGAAAAAATTGCTCAGGGTCTAAATAGTTTTACCGGTGAACGTTTTTCAGGAACTGCACTTTGGCAACCATCCCTCACTATGATGGGGAAAAAAGTGGATGAGCTCGATCAGGGCAAAGGTATGGATTTTACAATATTGACCCGAAAAAGTGCACTTCAGACCCAGTCCCGATTGTCTTCCAACAGTTTTATCCGAGAGATACAGCCGACAAACTGGGCTGAAATTAATACCGAGGATGGGAAAGCTCTTGGTTTGAAAACCGGTGATAGTGTATGGGTCGAAACTGTTGAAGGGCGCAGGCGTTGTGAAGTAAAGCTCAGAGATGGTGTTGCACCCGGAGTGATCAGCTTTATCGTTGGCTATGGCCATTGGGGCTACGGAGCAACTGATATTGATATTGGTGGGAAGCGAATTAAAGGCAGTAAAATCCGGGCTGCGGGGATAAATTTAAATCCAATTATGCGACTGGATCCAGATGTATGGGGGATGCCGCTTATGGATCCAATTGGTGGCAGTAGCAGTTTCTTTAATACACGAGCTAAAATTATCAAAGCGTAG